One region of Paralichthys olivaceus isolate ysfri-2021 chromosome 12, ASM2471397v2, whole genome shotgun sequence genomic DNA includes:
- the cdca4 gene encoding cell division cycle-associated protein 4 has protein sequence MFPKGTKRKFSDSGEEPVSSGDQGQAASSAAARTLTSSYSLQRQSLLDMSLIKLQLCHMLVEPNLCRSVLIANTVRQIQEEMTQDGTWQIMTQALAAAQCPADRLVATEVLCRQTDAAAQAGQSPKPFSVVGLEEGYHSEEVVMEGDVETEVTMSTLSPVSPQLSSASYLAGPFGMGPCWEEEDDDGECEEDEEEDSEECVSEGEEGDRDNLSADSRTGEQVFGTFEIKHPAPPPDPALEELFSDVDPSYYDLDTVLTGMQSSPKMGPYDLLESLSSHGPTALSSSSSCRSDLNELDHIMEIIVGS, from the coding sequence ATGTTCCCAAAGGGCACCAAGCGCAAGTTCTCAGACTCTGGGGAGGAGCCAGTCTCCAGCGGCGACCAGGGCCAGGCGGCATCATCTGCAGCGGCTCGGACGTTGACGTCCTCTTACAGCCTGCAGCGGCAGTCGCTGCTCGATATGTCACTGATcaagctgcagctctgccacATGCTGGTGGAGCCAAACCTGTGCCGCTCGGTGCTCATCGCCAACACGGTGAGGCAAATCCAGGAAGAGATGACCCAGGACGGCACCTGGCAGATAATGACCCAGGCCCTGGCAGCTGCCCAGTGTCCAGCCGACCGCCTGGTGGCCACAGAGGTGTTGTGCCGGCAGACTGACGCAGCAGCTCAGGCTGGCCAGAGCCCCAAACCCTTCTCGGTGGTTGGTCTTGAGGAAGGCTACCACTCCGAGGAGGTGGTGATGGAGGGAGACGTGGAGACAGAGGTCACCATGTCCACCTTGTCGCCGGTCTCCCCTCAGCTGTCCTCTGCTTCTTACCTGGCCGGACCCTTTGGCATGGGGCCCTGctgggaggaggaagacgacgaCGGTGAGTgcgaggaggatgaagaggaggacagcGAGGAGTGTGTGtcggagggagaggagggagaccgGGACAACCTGAGCGCAGACTCCAGGACAGGGGAGCAGGTTTTTGGGACTTTTGAGATCAAGCACCCGGCGCCGCCCCCTGACCCTGCACTCGAGgaactgttttcagacgtggACCCGTCCTACTATGACCTCGATACGGTGCTGACAGGCATGCAGAGCTCCCCCAAGATGGGGCCTTACGATCTGCTGGAGAGCCTTTCCTCTCACGGGCCGACGGCCCTGAGCTCCAGCTCGAGCTGCAGGTCAGACCTGAACGAACTGGACCACATCATGGAGATCATAGTGGGATCCTGA
- the ahsa1b gene encoding activator of 90 kDa heat shock protein ATPase homolog 1b: MAKWGEGDPRWIVEERADATNVNNWHWTERDATNWSSDKLKSLLLGLSVENEEGMCEVTEVSKVEGEASINNRKGKLIFFYEWNLKAAWTGESKSGVKYKGAIEVPNLSDENDMEDLDISVSLNKDEPDTPLTGLMKTKGAEKIREALGSYVGFLKTEFTQGMILPTANGMAKLQSTSQSKAKLNKTQISSSGGTAAPVNTGVKIPTCKFSMREKFLTAPADLYRVFLHQEMVQAFTHAPATVVGEKGGKFRLLEGNVFGEFTELVPDEKIVMKWRYNNWPSEHYATITMTFWDRSSETELKVECRGVPDNEEERTKEGWKRYYFEAIKQTFGYGARLF, encoded by the exons ATGGCGAAGTGGGGAGAAGGGGACCCTCGCTGGATCGTGGAGGAAAGAGCCGATGCTACTAATGTCAACAACTGGCACTG GACCGAGCGAGATGCGACAAACTGGTCGTCGGACAAATTAAAATCGCTGCTCCTCGGGTTGAGCGTGGAGAACGAGGAGGGGATGTGTGAGGTGACTGAAGTCAGCAAGGTGGAAGGAGAGGCCTCCATCAACAACCGCAAAGGGaaacttattttcttctatGAGTGGAACCTGAAAGCAGCTTGGACTG GAGAGTCAAAGTCGGGAGTCAAATATAAAGGAGCCATTGAAGTTCCAAACCTGTCGGATGAAAACGACATGGAGGACCTTGAT ATTTCTGTATCGTTGAACAAAGATGAACCTGACACGCCTCTGACCGgcctgatgaaaacaaaaggagCGGAGAAAATCCGCGAAGCTCTGGGGAGCTACGTGGGTTTCTTAAAAACCG AGTTCACTCAGGGGATGATCCTGCCGACAGCCAACGGTATGGCCAAGCTGCAGAGCACGTCACAGTCGAAAGCTAAACTGAATAAAACTCAG ATTTCCTCCTCAGGCGGCACAGCTGCTCCAGTCAACACTGGCGTCAAGATCCCCACCTGTAAATTCAGCATGAGAGAGAAGTTCCTCACTGCACCAGCGGATCTCTACAGGGTCTTCCTCCACCAGGAG ATGGTCCAGGCGTTCACACACGCTCCAGCCACAGTGGTCGGAGAGAAGGGCGGAAAGTTCCGTCTGCTAGAAGGAAATGTTTTCGGTGAATTCACGGAGCTG GTACCTGATGAGAAAATAGTAATGAAGTGGAGGTATAACAACTGGCCCTCTG AACATTACGCGACAATCACGATGACCTTCTGGGACCGGAGCAGCGAGACGGAGCTGAAGGTGGAGTGTCGAGGTGTCCCGGACAACGAGGAGGAGCGGACGAAAGAGGGCTGGAAGAGATACTACTTCGAAGCTATCAAACAGACTTTTGGCTACGGAGCGCGGCTCTTCTGA
- the LOC109642036 gene encoding dr1-associated corepressor: MPGHKRRYNVRFPPSRIKKIMQKDTEVGRIAMAVPVIISRALEMFLKSLLTKTCLITQSKPSTVVSVAHMKQCIESEKLFHFLKELAERATSTAQRDNRGLSVWPLYRTRQSELSVKKKPDVADAVTRRSLDSVAHDSSSSESELYICL, from the exons ATGCCCGGACACAAGAGGAGATACAACGTTCGATTCCCTCCG AGTCGCATCAAGAAGATCATGCAGAAGGACACGGAGGTGGGGAGGATTGCGATGGCGGTTCCTGTGATCATCT CTCGGGCGTTGGAGATGTTCCTGAAGTCCCTGTTGACCAAGACCTGTCTGATAACTCAGTCCAAGCCCAGCACCGTCGTGTCTGTGGCTCACAT GAAGCAGTGCATAGAGTCAGAGAAGCTCTTCCACTTCTTGAAGGAGCTGGCGGAGCGAGCGACGTCTACGGCTCAGAGGGACAACAGAGGCCTGAGTGTGTGGCCGTTATACAG AACCAGACAAAGTGAACTTTCTGTGAAAAAAAAGCCAGACGTGGCCGACGCCGTGACGAGGAGGAGCCTCGACTCAGTCGCCCACGACTCCAGCTCCAGT GAGTCGGAGCTCTACATCTGTTTATGA